The genomic region TTGGGGTCTGGCTGAGTGGGGTGCTCTTGGTCCTGTCTGAGGGCTCTGCCtgacccctttccccctccatgaCTCTCTCCCTGTTGACCTCCCTCTCTATCTCATTTACTCTCTGTCTAGCTGTCCTTGACTCAAcagtctctctcctctttctccatATTCTAACTCCCACCCCAGTGCAGCTTCCTCCCCTTTTagatcccctccccctctctcagtCTTCTCCCTGGGTGTCCTCCTCACCCCCGGGCCATCAATCAGGCTCTGACACTTCTCTGAATGGCTACCAGGCTCAAGACCTCACCCCTCTTTTAAGGATGAAGAGGATGGGCTTCTCTCGCTCCCACTTCTGTGGTTGCTGGGTGGCAGTTGGCCTGTTGACAGCAGGCTGGGAGGCTGGTTTGGGCAGGGAAGGTTCTGCCACCACAGCCCATGACCTGCCAGGTTGCTGCCCACGCTTGCCAGCTGCCAGGCTCTTCTACCACTCTACTTGGTTCTCCAGGACCAGGCCTGGTGCTCCAACCTGGCACAGTCCTGTGGAGGAATCCCCTGCTGCTCTGGTGAGTGCATGGTGGAGTGTGGAAAGCTGGGCAGCAGTGGTAAATGGAGGTTTGGATGGGGTGTGCAACAAGTCCAGGGAGGTGCCTCTGTCTATCCCTGGACTGGGCACCACAAAGCTGTGCAGTGTCCCACTGCTGAGATAAGTGTCTGTGCCAGCATTCTGTACACTTTGCATGGCACTAGTGACAGTGGTGCCAGCACAGGGGTCATGCCACTTCAAAtgtggtccccccccctttttgactGCATAGTAAGTGTTAAGCTTGGAGATCCGGAGCCGCCGGAACGCAGTTCCGGCCGGGATCAGCTAGTTTCGGGCAATTTTTGTGCATGCTTGCCCGACCCTAGCCTTCCCGAAACTCGCTCTCTCCGAAACCCATGGTTTCGGAGAGAGCGGCTGCTCCGAGCCGAAaaaaagcgggggagggggaaaggaacgcAAGCCGAGCAACGGGAGCCGAGAAGGCTCCCTTTGCTCAACTTGCGTTcctcccgccgccgccccctGCTTTTTTACTATCAAATTGATTGTAAAAAAGCaggggccccacccccccccccccccacccccccccccccccacccccccccccccccacccccccccccccccacccccccccccccccacccccccccccccccacccccccccccccccacccccccccccccccacccccccccccccccacccccccccccccccacccccccccccccccacccccccccccccccacccccccccccccccacccccccccccccccacccccccccccccccacccccccccccccccacccccccccccccccacccccccccccccccacccccccccccccccacccccccccccccccacccccccccccccccacccccccccccccccacccccccccccccccacccccccccccccccacccccccccccccccacccccccccccccccacccccccccccccccacccccccccccccccacccccccccccccccacccccccccccccccacccccccccccccccacccccccccccccccacccccccccccccccacccccccccccccccacccccccccccccccacccccccccccccccacccccccccccccccacccccccccccccccacccccccccccccccacccccccccccccccacccccccccccccccacccccccccccccccacccccccccccccccacccccccccccccccacccccccccccccccacccccccccccccccacccccccccccccccacccccccccccccccacccccccccccccccacccccccccccccccacccccccccccccccacccccccccccccccacccccccccccccccacccccccccccccccacccccccccccccccacccccccccccccccacccccccccccccccacccccccccccccccacccccccccccccccacccccccccccccccacccccccccccccccacccccccccccccccacccccccccccccccacccccccccccccccacccccccccccccccacccccccccccccccacccccccccccccccacccccccccccccccacccccccccccccccacccccccccccccccacccccccccccccccacccccccccccccccacccccccccccccccacccccccccccccccacccccccccccccccacccccccccccccccacccccccccccccccacccccccccccccccacccccccccccccccacccccccccccccccacccccccccccccccacccccccccccccccacccccccccccccccacccccccccccccccacccccccccccccccacccccccccccccccacccccccccccccccacccccccccccccccacccccccccccccccacccccccccccccccacccccccccccccccacccccccccccccccacccccccccccccccacccccccccccccccacccccccccccccccacccccccccccccccacccccccccccccccacccccccccccccccacccccccccccccccacccccccccccccccacccccccccccccccacccccccccccccccacccccccccccccccacccccccccccccccacccccccccccccccacccccccccccccccacccccccccccccccacccccccccccccccacccccccccccccccacccccccccccccccacccccccccccccccacccccccccccccccacccccccccccccccacccccccccccccccacccccccccccccccacccccccccccccccacccccccccccccccacccccccccccccccacccccccccccccccacccccccccccccccacccccccccccccccacccccccccccccccacccccccccccccccacccccccccccccccacccccccccccccccacccccccccccccccacccccccccccccccacccccccccccccccacccccccccccccccacccccccccccccccacccccccccccccccacccccccccccccccacccccccccccccccacccccccccccccccacccccccccccccccacccccccccccccccacccccccccccccccacccccccccccccccacccccccccccccccacccccccccccccccacccccccccccccccacccccccccccccccacccccccccccccccacccccccccccccccacccccccccccccccacccccccccccccccacccccccccccccccacccccccccccccccacccccccccccccccacccccccccccccccacccccccccccccccacccccccccccccccacccccccccccccccacccccccccccccccacccccccccccccccacccccccccccccccacccccccccccccccacccccccccccccccacccccccccccccccacccccccccccccccacccccccccccccccacccccccccccccccacccccccccccccccacccccccccccccccacccccccccccccccacccccccccccccccacccccccccccccccacccccccccccccccacccccccccccccccacccccccccccccccacccccccccccccccacccccccccccccccacccccccccccccccacccccccccccccccacccccccccccccccacccccccccccccccacccccccccccccccacccccccccccccccacccccccccccccccacccccccccccccccacccccccccccccccacccccccccccccccacccccccccccccccacccccccccccccccacccccccccccccccacccccccccccccccacccccccccccccccacccccccccccccccacccccccccccccccacccccccccccccccacccccccccccccccacccccccccccccccacccccccccccccccacccccccccccccccacccccccccccccccacccccccccccccccacccccccccccccccacccccccccccccccacccccccccccccccacccccccccccccccacccccccccccccccacccccccccccccccacccccccccccccccacccccccccccccccacccccccccccccccacccccccccccccccacccccccccccccccacccccccccccccccacccccccccccccccacccccccccccccccacccccccccccccccacccccccccccccccacccccccccccccccacccccccccccccccacccccccccccccccacccccccccccccccacccccccccccccccacccccccccccccccacccccccccccccccacccccccccccccccacccccccccccccccacccccccccccccccacccccccccccccccacccccccccccccccacccccccccccccccacccccccccccccccacccccccccccccccacccccccccccccccacccccccccccccccacccccccccccccccacccccccccccccccacccccccccccccccacccccccccccccccacccccccccccccccacccccccccccccccacccccccccccccccacccccccccccccccacccccccccccccccacccccccccccccccacccccccccccccccacccccccccccccccacccccccccccccccacccccccccccccccacccccccccccccccacccccccccccccccacccccccccccccccacccccccccccccccacccccccccccccccacccccccccccccccacccccccccccccccacccccccccccccccacccccccccccccccacccccccccccccccacccccccccccccccacccccccccccccccacccccccccccccccacccccccccccccccacccccccccccccccacccccccccccccccacccccccccccccccacccccccccccccccacccccccccccccccacccccccccccccccacccccccccccccccacccccccccccccccacccccccccccccccacccccccccccccccacccccccccccccccacccccccccccccccacccccccccccccccacccccccccccccccacccccccccccccccacccccccccccccccacccccccccccccccacccccccccccccccacccccccccccccccacccccccccccccccacccccccccccccccacccccccccccccccacccccccccccccccacccccccccccccccacccccccccccccccacccccccccccccccacccccccccccccccacccccccccccccccacccccccccccccccacccccccccccccccacccccccccccccccacccccccccccccccacccccccccccccccacccccccccccccccacccccccccccccccacccccccccccccccacccccccccccccccacccccccccccccccacccccccccccccccacccccccccccccccacccccccccccccccacccccccccccccccacccccccccccccccacccccccccccccccacccccccccccccccacccccccccccccccacccccccccccccccacccccccccccccccacccccccccccccccacccccccccccccccacccccccccccccccacccccccccccccccacccccccccccccccacccccccccccccccacccccccccccccccacccccccccccccccacccccccccccccccacccccccccccccccacccccccccccccccacccccccccccccccacccccccccccccccacccccccccccccccacccccccccccccccacccccccccccccccacccccccccccccccacccccccccccccccacccccccccccccccacccccccccccccccacccccccccccccccacccccccccccccccacccccccccccccccacccccccccccccccacccccccccccccccacccccccccccccccacccccccccccccccacccccccccccccccacccccccccccccccacccccccccccccccacccccccccccccccacccccccccccccccacccccccccccccccacccccccccccccccacccccccccccccccacccccccccccccccacccccccccccccccacccccccccccccccacccccccccccccccacccccccccccccccacccccccccccccccacccccccccccccccacccccccccccccccacccccccccccccccacccccccccccccccacccccccccccccccacccccccccccccccacccccccccccccccacccccccccccccccacccccccccccccccacccccccccccccccacccccccccccccccacccccccccccccccacccccccccccccccacccccccccccccccacccccccccccccccacccccccccccccccacccccccccccccccacccccccccccccccacccccccccccccccacccccccccccccccacccccccccccccccacccccccccccccccacccccccccccccccacccccccccccccccacccccccccccccccacccccccccccccccacccccccccccccccacccccccccccccccacccccccccccccccacccccccccccccccacccccccccccccccacccccccccccccccacccccccccccccccacccccccccccccccacccccccccccccccacccccccccccccccacccccccccccccccacccccccccccccccacccccccccccccccacccccccccccccccacccccccccccccccacccccccccccccccacccccccccccccccacccccccccccccccacccccccccccccccacccccccccccccccacccccccccccccccacccccccccccccccacccccccccccccccacccccccccccccccacccccccccccccccacccccccccccccccacccccccccccccccacccccccccccccccacccccccccccccccacccccccccccccccacccccccccccccccacccccccccccccccacccccccccccccccacccccccccccccccacccccccccccccccacccccccccccccccacccccccccccccccacccccccccccccccacccccccccccccccacccccccccccccccacccccccccccccccacccccccccccccccacccccccccccccccacccccccccccccccacccccccccccccccacccccccccccccccacccccccccccccccacccccccccccccccacccccccccccccccacccccccccccccccacccccccccccccccacccccccccccccccacccccccccccccccacccccccccccccccacccccccccccccccacccccccccccccccacccccccccccccccacccccccccccccccacccccccccccccccacccccccccccccccacccccccccccccccacccccccccccccccacccccccccccccccacccccccccccccccacccccccccccccccacccccccccccccccacccccccccccccccacccccccccccccccacccccccccccccccacccccccccccccccacccccccccccccccacccccccccccccccacccccccccccccccacccccccccccccccacccccccccccccccacccccccccccccccacccccccccccccccacccccccccccccccacccccccccccccccacccccccccccccccacccccccccccccccacccccccccccccccacccccccccccccccacccccccccccccccacccccccccccccccacccccccccccccccacccccccccccccccacccccccccccccccacccccccccccccccacccccccccccccccacccccccccccccccacccccccccccccccacccccccccccccccacccccccccccccccacccccccccccccccacccccccccccccccacccccccccccccccacccccccccccccccacccccccccccccccacccccccccccccccacccccccccccccccacccccccccccccccacccccccccccccccacccccccccccccccacccccccccccccccacccccccccccccccacccccccccccccccacccccccccccccccacccccccccccccccacccccccccccccccacccccccccccccccacccccccccccccccacccccccccccccccacccccccccccccccacccccccccccccccacccccccccccccccacccccccccccccccacccccccccccccccacccccccccccccccacccccccccccccccacccccccccccccccacccccccccccccccacccccccccccccccacccccccccccccccacccccccccccccccacccccccccccccccacccccccccccccccacccccccccccccccacccccccccccccccacccccccccccccccacccccccccccccccacccccccccccccccacccccccccccccccacccccccccccccccacccccccccccccccacccccccccccccccacccccccccccccccacccccccccccccccacccccccccccccccacccccccccccccccacccccccccccccccacccccccccccccccacccccccccccccccacccccccccccccccacccccccccccccccacccccccccccccccacccccccccccccccacccccccccccccccacccccccccccccccacccccccccccccccacccccccccccccccacccccccccccccccacccccccccccccccacccccccccccccccacccccccccccccccacccccccccccccccacccccccccccccccacccccccccccccccacccccccccccccccacccccccccccccccacccccccccccccccacccccccccccccccacccccccccccccccacccccccccccccccacccccccccccccccacccccccccccccccacccccccccccccccacccccccccccccccacccccccccccccccacccccccccccccccacccccccccccccccacccccccccccccccacccccccccccccccacccccccccccccccacccccccccccccccacccccccccccccccacccccccccccccccacccccccccccccccacccccccccccccccacccccccccccccccacccccccccccccccacccccccccccccccacccccccccccccccacccccccccccccccacccccccccccccccacccccccccccccccacccccccccccccccacccccccccccccccacccccccccccccccacccccccccccccccacccccccccccccccacccccccccccccccacccccccccccccccacccccccccccccccacccccccccccccccacccccccccccccccacccccccccccccccacccccccccccccccacccccccccccccccacccccccccccccccacccccccccccccccacccccccccccccccacccccccccccccccacccccccccccccccacccccccccccccccacccccccccccccccacccccccccccccccacccccccccccccccacccccccccccccccacccccccccccccccacccccccccccccccacccccccccccccccacccccccccccccccacccccccccccccccacccccccccccccccacccccccccccccccacccccccccccccccacccccccccccccccacccccccccccccccacccccccccccccccacccccccccccccccacccccccccccccccacccccccccccccccacccccccccccccccacccccccccccccccacccccccccccccccacccccccccccccccacccccccccccccccacccccccccccccccacccccccccccccccacccccccccccccccacccccccccccccccacccccccccccccccacccccccccccccccacccccccccccccccacccccccccccccccacccccccccccccccacccccccccccccccacccccccccccccccacccccccccccccccacccccccccccccccacccccccccccccccacccccccccccccccacccccccccccccccacccccccccccccccacccccccccccccccacccccccccccccccacccccccccccccccacccccccccccccccacccccccccccccccacccccccccccccccacccccccccccccccacccccccccccccccacccccccccccccccacccccccccccccccacccccccccccccccacccccccccccccccacccccccccccccccacccccccccccccccacccccccccccccccacccccccccccccccacccccccccccccccacccccccccccccccacccccccccccccccacccccccccccccccacccccccccccccccacccccccccccccccacccccccccccccccacccccccccccccccacccccccccccccccacccccccccccccccacccccccccccccccacccccccccccccccacccccccccccccccacccccccccccccccacccccccccccccccacccccccccccccccacccccccccccccccacccccccccccccccacccccccccccccccacccccccccccccccacccccccccccccccacccccccccccccccacccccccccccccccacccccccccccccccacccccccccccccccacccccccccccccccacccccccccccccccacccccccccccccccacccccccccccccccacccccccccccccccacccccccccccccccacccccccccccccccacccccccccccccccacccccccccccccccacccccccccccccccacccccccccccccccacccccccccccccccacccccccccccccccacccccccccccccccacccccccccccccccacccccccccccccccacccccccccccccccacccccccccccccccacccccccccccccccacccccccccccccccacccccccccccccccacccccccc from Sphaerodactylus townsendi isolate TG3544 linkage group LG01, MPM_Stown_v2.3, whole genome shotgun sequence harbors:
- the LOC125438459 gene encoding basic proline-rich protein-like, producing the protein PPPPPTPPPPHPPPPPPPPPPTPPPPHPPPPPPPPPPTPPPPHPPPPPPPPPPTPPPPHPPPPPPPPPPTPPPPHPPPPPPPPPPTPPPPHPPPPPPPPPPTPPPPHPPPPPPPPPPTPPPPHPPPPPPPPPPTPPPPHPPPPPPPPPPTPPPPHPPPPPPPPPPTPPPPHPPPPPPPPPPTPPPPHPPPPPPPPPPTPPPPHPPPPPPPPPPTPPPPHPPPPPPPPPPTPPPPHPPPPPPPPPPTPPPPHPPPPPPPPPPTPPPPHPPPPPPPPPPTPPPPHPPPPPPPPPPTPPPPHPPPPPPPPPPTPPPPHPPPPPPPPPPTPPPPHPPPPPPPPPP